Part of the Roseomonas sp. OT10 genome, ATCTCCACATAGAAAGAGGGCGGACCCTAGGGCCCGCCCCCGGTCTCGTGCGTGACGCTTCCGCGTCAGACGGTGATGCCGCGGCGGTGCTCGCCCAGCTGCACGCGCTCGGGCAGGAAGCCCTTCTTCAGCACCGGGATCGCCTTGTAGGGATCGCAGGCGCCGCAGACGAAGATGTCGAGCGCGGCGAAGGACTTCTCCGGCCAGGTGTGGATGGAGACGTGGCTCTCCGCCAGCACCAGCACCCCCGACACCCCGCCATTCGGCTGGAAGTGGTGGAAGTGGCCGTGCAGGATGGTCGCGCCCGTCTCGATCGCGGCCTCGCGCAGCACCTCGTCGATGTGCGCGGGGTCGTCGAGGTTGGTCGCGCCCCACAGGTCGATGATCAGGTGCGTGCCCGCGAAGCGGACGCCGTCCTTCTCGACGAAATAATCCTTGGCCTCATCCAGGCCAGAGGAGAACGAACCCTGGGCGTCGCTCGGAAAATCCGAGACCATCCCCAGCGGAGCAACAAGAGCGTCCATATCGGCCCCCATTTCCACCAGAAGACGACCTGAAGCATCGGCGGCGCCGAACAGGTCAGTTGTTAGCGAGGCGCGCATATGGGGCAAGCGCGGGGTGGGGGCAAGGAAAATTCGCCCCCATCCTGCCGAAAAAAAAGCGGCTCCCCCCCGCGTCCGGCGCGTGGCTCACCGCGTTGGGGAGGCATCCGCCCGCAATGCCTCCAGCCGGGCGGGAATTCCCCGGAAAAGATTCAGCTCTCGCTGCATCCGCGGCAGGTCGGCGACGCCGCGGACCGGATCGGCGGTCAGCGCCGCGAAGCCTTCCGCCAGCGGCCCCTCCCCCATCCGGGCGGACCACACGCCGCGAAGGGCCGCGAGCTGGGCCGAATCGCCGGCCAGGGCGGCGTAGGCGGCGGCGCGCAGCACGGTGCGGCGCCGCGCCTCGTCCACCTCGCCGGGCTGGCTCGCCAGGGTCGCCAGCACGCCGGCGGCGCCGGCCCAGTCCTGCCGTTCCGCCAGCAGCTCCGCCAGGGCGGAGAGCCCCGCCGGCCCGAGGCGGCGCAACGCCTCCGCCGCGCCGGCCAGGTCGCCGCGCCGGGCCATGATCCGCGCGCCCAGGATGGCGCGCGTCTCCGCCAGCGGGGCCGGCAGGCCGGGCGCCTCGCTGCCGGACAGTGCCGCAGCGGCGGCGGCGGCATCCCCCTCCTCCAGCCGCTGGGCCGCGAGCCGGGCGCCCAGCGCCGCCCGTTCCGCCCCGGCCGTTCCCTCCATCGCGCGCTGCAGCACCGCGGCCGCGCGATCGGCCAGGTCCAGCGTGACCAGCCGCTCGGCCAGCAGCAGCACGGCGGCCGAGCCCTCCGGACCGGCCGGCAGCAGCTCCGGGTGGCTTTCCGCCAGAGCCACCGCCGCGAGGGGCGATTCCTGCTCCAGCGCGGTGCGCAGCGCCTCCTGCATCGCGGGGCGCAGCGCCTCGACACGGTCGGGGAACTGCGCCGCCGTCTCCCGCAGCAGCGCGAGGGAGCCGGTCCCGTCCCCGGCCTGGCGGCGCAGCGCCGCGAGCCGCATCCGCGCCTCCACCTCCTCCGCATCGCCCCGCCAGGCGAAGAGCGTCGCCTCCAACGCCGCGGCGGCGCCGGCCGCATCGATCGCGCCGGCGGCGAGCCGCAGCTCGACGGAGCGGCGCAGGGCGCGCGCGCGCGCCAGGCGGTCGCGTCCCTGCGCCGCCGCCTCGTAGGCCAGCAGCGCCTCCGGGGCCTTGCCCTCCGCCTCGGCCAGGCGGCCACGCGCATAATCCATTCCCGGCAGCGGGCCGGCGGCCTGGACCACGCGGGCGGCGGCCTGCGCCTCCCCGCCTTCGGCCAGCGCCTCGGCCGCCAGGGGCAGCAGCCGCTGGCGCAACGGCTCCGGATAGGACAGCAGCAGCGGCACGGCCGCGGCGAGGCCCGGCGCGGCGCCCGCCCGGTCGCCGCGCGTGGCCCGCAGCAGCGCGCGCCACAGCGTCGCCTCGTCCGTGCGGGGCAGCTCCGTCTCCTCCAGCGCGGCGGCCTCGGGCAGCCGCCCGGCGAGCAGCGCGGCGGCGGCGTGCAGGGCACGGGTGCGCGGATCGGCCCCGGCGCGCGGGTCCTCCTGGAAGGCGAGGCGCAGCATGGCCTGCGCCTCCTGCGGCAGGCCCAGCGCCAGCAGCGTCTCGGCGGCGTCGCGCCGCAGCAGCGGCCGTTGCAGCGGCGCGGCGGTGGCGATGCCGGCCTGCTGCGCCCGCAGCCGTTCCTGCACCGCCTGGGGATCGCCGGGCGGCAGGTCGAAGAGGCGGGTCATGGCGATCGCCTGGGCGGAGGGCGCGGCCGGCAGGGCGGGCCCCGCGCCGGCGCCGGCCAGCAGGAAGCGCTCCGTTCCGGGGCGCAGGGAGACGCCGTCGCCCCGCGCCAGCAGGGCGGTGCCCAGCAGGGTCGGCAGCAGCTCGGCGCGCGGCAGGCGGCGGCCCTGGGGGCTGGACTGCTCCGCCTCGGCTACCGCGCCGACCAGCAGCGGCAGGCCGGTCTCGGGATCGTCCAGCGCGACCACGCGGCCGGGGGCGGCAGCGCGCAGCGCCAGCACCGAGCCATCGGCATCCGGCTGGATGGTGCGGCCGGGCCGCGCCTCGCGCGCCGGCTCCAGCACCCAGAGGGCGCCCTCCCGCCGCGCCTGCAGCACCGCCGGGGCGGCCAGGCGCAGGCGCAGCACCGTCGCCTCCGGCAGGTGCAGCGCGTCGGCCCCGCCGAAGACCGGATCGTTGCGCAGCGCCGCGAGGTCCAGCGGCACGGGCGAGTCCAGCACCACGAGCAGGGCATCGCCCCGGCGCAGCACGGCGAGGCCGGTGCCATCCGGCAGGGCCATGGCCAGGGAGCGCACCCGGCCCGGCGCGGCGAACAGGCGCACGGGCACCGCGCCGGCGGGCGGCAGGCTGGGCAGCGGCGCCGGCTGCGCCGCGGCCGGGGCGGCCGGTGGCCGGACGGCCGGGGCAGGGGCCGGCGGGGGCACGGCGGCCGGTGGCGGAACGGCCGCGTCGCGCTGCGGCAGCGGCGCATGGCCCGGCGAGGGGCCCGATGTGGGCCCAGGCGTGGGGTCCGGTGCGGGGCCGGCGGTCGCCGGCGCCCCCGGCACCGGGTCCAGCACGTCCAGGATCACCTTGCCGTTCAGACGCCCGTCCCGCAGCCGCGCCCCGGGGCGCAGGGTCAGGGCCACCCCGCCCTCCACCCGCTCCATGGCCAGCACGTTGCGCGGCAGCCGGCGCGGCAGGCTGAACTCGGCGGGCCGGTCGAAGCGCAGCACGGCGCGCCCCTCCCCCTCCTCCACCCGATAGCCGGTGCGGGAGGGCCAGTCGAACACCACCCGGCTGTGCTCGGCATGGTCGCCGGCACGCACCGCCACCCGCTGCGCCCAGGCCGGGGCGACCAGGGCGGACGAGGCCAGCAGGGACAGCGTCAGGCTCCAGGCCAGGCGCCGCATCAGTCGAAGCTCGCCAGCAGCGCGTCGATCTCCGCCTGCGAGGAGGCGGCGCCGGGCAGCTGCGGCCCGTTGGCCAGCCGCTCCCCCTCGGTGCGCGCATGGGGCGGCGCATCGGGCGGCGGGGCCGGGCGGGGCCCCCCGGGGAGGGCCCCGCCGAAGCGGCGCGTCACCTCCTGCACCCGGCTCTCGATGGTCTTCAGCGCGGTGACCACCTTGCCGATGCGCTGGCCGGTGATGTCCTGGAAGCTGCAGGCCTCGTAGATGCGCGTCACCGCGGCGCTGACCGTCTCCCCCGCCCCGCCCGGCAAGGACGGCGACAGCCGCTCCAGCGCCTCGCAGGCATCGAGGATCTCGTTGGTCGCGGTGGCGGTGTGCTCCACCACCGCGTCCAGCTCGTCCGTGGCGGCGGGGATGTGGCTGGCGTTGATGTCGTCCACGCGCAGCGCCGCGATCTCCGCCTTGGCCTCCGCCACCATGCGGCCCAGCGCCTCCAGCTCGGCCAGCAGCGCCGCCTCCTTGGCGGTGATGTCGCCGGTCAGGCTGGCCAGGACGGCGCGCACCGCCTCCTCCACCCGGTCCCCGCCGGCATGATCCCCATCAGGCATTGGGCAGCACCTTGGCGATCTTCTCGCGCAGCGTCTCGGCGTTGAAGGGCTTGACGATGTAGTTGGACACGCCCGCCTGCTTGGCGGCGATCACGTTCTCCGTCTTGCTCTCGGCGGTGATCATGATGAAGGGCGTGGACTTCAGCTTCGCGTCCGCCCGCACCTCCTTCAGCAGGTCGAGGCCGGTCATGGGGGCCATGTTCCAGTCGCTGATCACCAGCCCGAAGCTGCCGCTGCGCAGCCTGGCCAGCGCCTCCTGTCCGTCCGTCGCCTCCTCGACATTGTCGAACTCCAGCTGCTTCAGCAGGTTGCGGATGATCCGGAGCATGGTCTTGTAGTCGTCCACGATCAGCACGTTCGTGCTCTTGTCCATCGCCTCGCCTCCTGGGTGTTCAGTCCGGCCGGCTGGCCCGGTGGCGCGCCAGCTCCGTGGTGAGCTGCCGCGCGCGCTCCGGGCGCATGGCGCCCAGCACCGGCGCCGCCTTGGCCTCGCGCATGCGGTCGACGATCTGGACCAGCACCGGCAGATCCAGCTCGTCGAAGACCGAGGCGGCATCCCGTGGCCGCATCGTCTCGTAGGTCTTCACCAGCCCGCGCCAGCCCGCGTCCTCGCGCTCGCCGCGCTGGCGGTCGAGCTGCTCCAGCCGCGACTGCAGCGCGGCCATCTCCTCCAGCCGGGCATTCAGCCGCCGCTCCGCCGCGGCCAGCACCGCCTCCCGCGCCGCCAGGGCCTGCTCGCGCGCCTCCAGGACGCCGCGCCGGTTGCGCAGGCTCTCCAGCACCGCGCGCTCCGCGGCCTCGACGGGGTTCGGCGGCTCGGGCGCGGCCGGGACGGGCAGCGGCATCGGGGAGGGCGCCGGCGCCGCGGCGCGCTGCGCCGGGCCCGGGGATGCCGCGGCGGCAGGGGCCGAGGCGGGCATGGCCGTGGCCGGCGCCGGCCCGGCCGTGGGCGCCGCCGTGCCGGAGGCCGCGGCCGGCGCGATCAGCGCCACCGCCGCGACCGGCATCGCCTCGGCCAGGGCCCGCATCAGCGCGCCCGTCTTCACCATCGCCAGCCCCCCCGCGCCCAGCATCAGCACGGGCAGCAGGCGCGGCAGCGGCCAGGCGCGGGAGGCCGCCGCGCTCAACGCCCCAGCCTCAGGGCGCGCAGCAGGTCGCGCTCCGCCTGGCTGCGCGGCTCCTCCGCCGCCTCCGGCGCCACCGCGGCCGCGGCGGGCCTGGCGGCTCCGGCCTGGGCAGGCAGCGGGCCGCGCCCGGGCGGCGCCAGCGGCCGGGCGGCGCGCACCAGCTCCTCCAGCCGGTCGGCCAGTCCCTCGGCCCGCTCGACCAGGAAGCGCAGGTCCTCGCGCAGCGGCTCCGCCTGGGCGACCTTCTCCGCCACGCCGCGCCCGGCGGCCTCGGCCGTGGCGCGCAGGCGGAACAGCGCCGCCTCCGCCTGCTTCGTCGCCTCGGCGAAGCCGGCCGCGCCCTGCTCCAGCGCCGGACGGTCGCGGCGCAGCGCCCCGAGCTGCCGCTCCAGCCGCCAGGCGAAGGGAATCGCCGCCATCAGCAGGGCCAGCAGCAGCCCCTGCAGCCCCCATTCGACGCCGCTCATGCCAGCCTCCCCGTCAGCGCCTCCAGCGGACCCCCATCCTCGCCGCCACGCAGCAGCTCGCGGTCTACCCGCACGGCCAGGCGGTTCTCCCGCCGGCCTAGCATCCCCTCGAACAGCGCGACGTCGCCGCAGCGCAGCCGCACCGGCGCACCGG contains:
- a CDS encoding DUF6468 domain-containing protein, with product MSGVEWGLQGLLLALLMAAIPFAWRLERQLGALRRDRPALEQGAAGFAEATKQAEAALFRLRATAEAAGRGVAEKVAQAEPLREDLRFLVERAEGLADRLEELVRAARPLAPPGRGPLPAQAGAARPAAAAVAPEAAEEPRSQAERDLLRALRLGR
- a CDS encoding chemotaxis response regulator CheY, whose translation is MDKSTNVLIVDDYKTMLRIIRNLLKQLEFDNVEEATDGQEALARLRSGSFGLVISDWNMAPMTGLDLLKEVRADAKLKSTPFIMITAESKTENVIAAKQAGVSNYIVKPFNAETLREKIAKVLPNA
- a CDS encoding protein phosphatase CheZ, translated to MPDGDHAGGDRVEEAVRAVLASLTGDITAKEAALLAELEALGRMVAEAKAEIAALRVDDINASHIPAATDELDAVVEHTATATNEILDACEALERLSPSLPGGAGETVSAAVTRIYEACSFQDITGQRIGKVVTALKTIESRVQEVTRRFGGALPGGPRPAPPPDAPPHARTEGERLANGPQLPGAASSQAEIDALLASFD
- a CDS encoding MotE family protein, producing MSAAASRAWPLPRLLPVLMLGAGGLAMVKTGALMRALAEAMPVAAVALIAPAAASGTAAPTAGPAPATAMPASAPAAAASPGPAQRAAAPAPSPMPLPVPAAPEPPNPVEAAERAVLESLRNRRGVLEAREQALAAREAVLAAAERRLNARLEEMAALQSRLEQLDRQRGEREDAGWRGLVKTYETMRPRDAASVFDELDLPVLVQIVDRMREAKAAPVLGAMRPERARQLTTELARHRASRPD
- the speD gene encoding adenosylmethionine decarboxylase, which gives rise to MDALVAPLGMVSDFPSDAQGSFSSGLDEAKDYFVEKDGVRFAGTHLIIDLWGATNLDDPAHIDEVLREAAIETGATILHGHFHHFQPNGGVSGVLVLAESHVSIHTWPEKSFAALDIFVCGACDPYKAIPVLKKGFLPERVQLGEHRRGITV